In a single window of the bacterium genome:
- a CDS encoding EscU/YscU/HrcU family type III secretion system export apparatus switch protein: MTRDDNERTQRDTPPTQAVALSYDRDKDPAPRVSAKGFGLIAEKILEIARRNGVPIRFDPDLTHLLAKLDLGERIPRDLYKVVAEVLAAIYRANEPAVQSVTGAGGDNPDSDL; this comes from the coding sequence ATGACACGCGACGACAACGAACGGACGCAAAGAGACACCCCGCCGACCCAGGCCGTCGCGCTTTCCTACGATCGCGATAAGGACCCCGCGCCACGCGTTTCGGCCAAGGGCTTTGGTCTGATTGCCGAAAAAATTCTCGAAATCGCGCGCAGGAACGGCGTGCCGATCCGGTTCGATCCCGATCTCACGCACCTTCTTGCCAAGCTCGATCTGGGCGAGCGCATTCCGCGCGATCTGTACAAGGTCGTGGCCGAAGTGCTGGCCGCAATCTATCGCGCCAACGAACCGGCGGTTCAATCGGTCACGGGCGCCGGCGGCGACAACCCGGATTCGGACTTGTAG